Genomic DNA from Pseudomonadota bacterium:
CACCATCACCATGACCCCATAGTCGGTCATCTTGCTGATTCGGAGCATCACAACACCCGCTGTAAAAAGTAGGACTAAATCAGTCCGAATTCGTTCCCGATAAAAGGCGCCGGAAAGCGCCCTTATTTCCCCAAGGCCGCTTATTGTAACGCCGCCGCGGCACAGGGAGCAAACATCCATTGCGACTAAAAACACCGGCGCTGGCCTCGCCACTTCGGCATCGCAGGGCGGCCATCGGCCGACGCGGCGATCCATGCCGGCTGGATCCATACACCGACGTTCGGGATCCGCCCATTGCCCTATGGATTGCCTCGTCGCTTCGTTTCTCGCAATGACATCGATCTTTCGTCATCGCGAGGAGGCAAAGCCGACGTGGCGATCCATGCAGTGGTTGTGATCGGTTCAACGCTCAGCGCCTGAAAGGGGTATTCCGCGGATCAGACCTTATAGTAGTCCCGGTACCAGGCAACGAAACGCTCAATGCCCACTTCCACCGGCGTGTCGGGCCGATAGCCCACATCCCGCTCCAGATCGGCGCAATCCGCGAAGGTATCCACCACATCGCCCGGCTGCATGGGCAGCAGCTCCATCCGCGCCGGCTTTCCGATCACCTTCTCGAGCGTCTGAATGTAGGTAATCAAGTCCACCGGTTGACCGTTGCCGATGTTATAAACGCGCCAGGGCGCCCGACTGCTTGCCGGATCGGGGGCTTTGGCATCCCACTGCGCATTGGACTTGGCCGGCCGATCCAACACCCGGACCACCCCTTCGACGATATCGTCGATGTAGGTGAAGTCACGGCTATGCCGTCCGCGATTGAAAACCGGTATGGACTCATCGGCCAGTAGTGCCCGGGTGAATTTAAACAACGCCATGTCGGGCCGGCCCCATGGCCCATAGACCGTGAAGAACCGCAGCCCCGTGCTGGGTATGTGGTAGAGATGGCTGTAGGCATGAGCCATCAATTCGTTGGCTTTTTTTGTCGCGCCGTAGAGCGCCAAGGGGTGATCCACATTGTCCGAAACCGAAAACGGCAGATGCTCGTTGGCCCCGTAAACAGAACTGCTGGACGCATAGACCAAGTGATCGACCGGATGATGTCGACACCCCTCCAGCACATGGAGAAACCCGCTGAGGTTGCTGTCGACGTAGGCGTGGGGATTGTCGAGTGAGTAGCGGACACCGGCCTGAGCCGCCAAATGCACGACCCCGTCGAACCCGCCCTGGGCAAACAGGCGCGTCATGCCCTCCCGATCGGCAAGATCCAAGTGTTGGAACCGAAAATTATCGAGCGGTTCCAGGTGCGCAAGACGGTCTTTTTTCAACTGAACGTCGTAGTAGTCGTTCAGGTTGTCGATACCCATCACCACGTCGCCCCGCTCGAGCAGACGCTGGGCGACATGGAATCCGATAAATCCGGCCACGCCGGTCACGAGTATGTGGGACATATTAAAACGAGACCCATCCTGATGGAGCGGAGAAGCGGGGGTAGTTTACCGGAAAACGATTCGCCGCCGGGGATGGGCACCCCTTGCCGTGGTGGCAGTGAAAACAAGGGCCCGGGTGACGATCCATGCCCCACGTTAGCCACCTCGTCATCGCGAGGGCCGTCAGGCCCGTGGCGATCCATGCCGCCTCGACCACTACATCAGCGTTCGGGGTCCACTCAACCCACCATGGATTGCCACAGCGCTTCGCAATGACGGAAATCCACTCCGTGCCGCGCTGGGGCTGGGTTTACCTCCAACGTCATCGCGAGGGCCGTCAGGCCCGTGGCGATCCATACGGCCTCGATCAATGCACCGACGTTCGGGATTCGCTCGATGCCCTATGGATTGCTTCGTCACTTCGCTCCTCGCAATGACATCCACCTTTCGTTATTGCGAGGAGGCTATGCCGACGTGGCGATCCATACGGCGCGGGATACGAACCGGACATCCGAGCGGTCCAGCAACATCGCAAGAACTGGCGGACCCTCCACTGGACATGTGACGAGGGCACTGAGAACTTAAAGACCGGCGTTGTTGCCGTCGAATACCCGATCCGCCCGGTAGCTGGAACGCACCAGCGGACCGGAAACCACTTCCAGAAAACCGCGGTCGAGACCCCATTGCCGGTACCGGGCGAAGTCCTCCGGCGGCACATAGCGTTGGACCGGCAAATGGTTGACGGTGGGGCGCAGATACTGCCCGAAGGTCACAATATCCACGTTGGCGGAGCGCAAATCATCCAAGGTTTGGAGGATCTCATCTTCGGTTTCGCCGAGACCCAGCATCAGGCTGGTTTTGGTGATGACATCCCGACGGGCCGATTTGGCGCCGGCCAACACGTCGAGTGTTTGCTCATATCCCGCCCGTCGATCGCGAACCTCGTGGGTTAACCGGCGCACCGTTTCGAGATTTTGAGCGTAGACGTCGACGCCGGACTCCACCACCGTTCGCACATGGTCAGGGTTACCACGGAAATCCGGGGTGAGCGCTTCGACCTTGGTGTCGGGGTTCAAATCTTTCGTAGCGACCACACACGCGGCGTAATGGGCCGCCCCGCCGTCGGGCAAATCGTCCCGGTCCACCGAGGTCAGCACCACATAGCGCAACCCCATCAGTTGCACC
This window encodes:
- a CDS encoding NAD-dependent epimerase, whose amino-acid sequence is MSHILVTGVAGFIGFHVAQRLLERGDVVMGIDNLNDYYDVQLKKDRLAHLEPLDNFRFQHLDLADREGMTRLFAQGGFDGVVHLAAQAGVRYSLDNPHAYVDSNLSGFLHVLEGCRHHPVDHLVYASSSSVYGANEHLPFSVSDNVDHPLALYGATKKANELMAHAYSHLYHIPSTGLRFFTVYGPWGRPDMALFKFTRALLADESIPVFNRGRHSRDFTYIDDIVEGVVRVLDRPAKSNAQWDAKAPDPASSRAPWRVYNIGNGQPVDLITYIQTLEKVIGKPARMELLPMQPGDVVDTFADCADLERDVGYRPDTPVEVGIERFVAWYRDYYKV
- the lipA gene encoding lipoyl synthase; amino-acid sequence: MRSDVVSSAFKGIPVVSSGEKHDRDGVTAIKNGVKRARDPAAVPRGDKPAWLRVKVPGHGRYVDVKDIVREHRLSTVCEESMCPNLAECWSHGTATIMVMGSVCTRVCRFCAVDTGNPRGKLDAEEPANTARAVQLMGLRYVVLTSVDRDDLPDGGAAHYAACVVATKDLNPDTKVEALTPDFRGNPDHVRTVVESGVDVYAQNLETVRRLTHEVRDRRAGYEQTLDVLAGAKSARRDVITKTSLMLGLGETEDEILQTLDDLRSANVDIVTFGQYLRPTVNHLPVQRYVPPEDFARYRQWGLDRGFLEVVSGPLVRSSYRADRVFDGNNAGL